Proteins co-encoded in one uncultured Draconibacterium sp. genomic window:
- a CDS encoding SusC/RagA family TonB-linked outer membrane protein: MNVKAYKYILYCGLLSACLFGSVFQVKAVGVNDSAVEQQELKVTGVVRDALGTIIGATVVEKGNLSNGTITNEEGKFSLDVHPGAIIIISYIGYKTQELVASEAPLDIVLEEDSKMVDDVVVTALGIKRERKALGYNVAEVKGDAFTKAKETNVINSMAGRVPGLVVSQTAAGPSGSTRVLLRGSTEMTGNNQPLYVIDGIPLDNTNYGSAGTSGGFDLGDGISGINPDDIENMSVLKGPAASALYGSRASHGVILITTKKADGKKSFDVEYNGTLTFDTQLAKWNDIQQVYGMGSNGTYSIDAVSNTNKSWGAKADGSNSLKYFDGVERPYFIMPDNTSGFFRTGLTSSNTAIISSSSGNGGVRFTYSDMRNKDIVPETHMSRNIFNLRANTSMGKVDFDFSVNYTREDVKNRPALGDSKSNIGKNLMTLATTYDQRWLKTYQDASGEYANWNGMDPYNVNPYWDVYKNNNDSKKDQFRFSGKAIWNVNKHLKFQGTAGAELNWFVFEDYKAPTTPGFEAGRLQNSSFQNRMYNFELLALYNNSWGDFDFNGTLGGNVYKVDNKTTVTTAQDMQIRDVVALMSFNEISVEPSSYRKQINSVYGAANLGWKHMLYFDATLRGDQSSTLPTSNNIYVYPSFSGSFVFSELAQLKEIIPYGKLRMSWAQVGSDTDPYQLGLVYTKSKFTYPGYTIGYIDNNTIPNKDLKPTKTNSFEIGLDTKFLNNRVGVDFTYYTQTSKNQIMGMANSWTSGYNYRLINAGEIENKGIEVALNTRPIETKDFSWDLNLNFSKNSNKVKTLVDDMDMFELEKAAWLDVQVAAKVGEDFGSIVGPDFKYNENGDVLIDPQTGLPQYDKSNHVLGNASWDWTGGATTTLTYKRLSLSAIFDIKVGADLYSMSARAAYESGKSKETLVGREGWYRSEEQRQAAGIAKGSSWTPTGGYIAPGVIDNGDGTYRPNDIYINPEDYWMSVSRNAPSMFVFDNSYVKLRELTLSYNVPKSLLGNVVKGLNLSFVARNPFIIWKNIPNIDPDSNYNNTTGMGMEYGSLPSRRNYGFNVNVKF; encoded by the coding sequence ATGAACGTAAAAGCTTACAAATACATTTTGTATTGCGGACTACTATCGGCCTGTCTGTTTGGAAGTGTATTCCAAGTGAAAGCGGTAGGGGTAAATGATTCCGCTGTAGAACAACAAGAACTCAAAGTTACAGGAGTGGTAAGGGATGCTCTTGGTACCATCATTGGAGCAACTGTTGTTGAGAAAGGAAATCTCAGCAATGGAACCATAACCAATGAAGAAGGAAAGTTCAGTCTGGATGTGCATCCGGGAGCCATTATTATTATTAGCTATATTGGTTATAAAACCCAGGAGCTCGTAGCTAGTGAGGCTCCGCTGGACATTGTTTTAGAAGAAGACAGCAAAATGGTTGACGATGTGGTGGTTACTGCCCTGGGGATTAAAAGGGAACGTAAGGCACTGGGTTATAATGTGGCCGAAGTAAAGGGCGATGCCTTTACAAAAGCCAAGGAAACCAATGTCATTAATTCAATGGCTGGCCGCGTACCTGGGCTGGTAGTTAGTCAAACCGCTGCCGGGCCATCCGGATCTACCCGTGTTCTCTTGCGTGGTAGCACCGAAATGACCGGGAATAACCAGCCACTGTATGTAATCGATGGTATTCCACTCGACAATACCAATTATGGTAGTGCCGGTACATCTGGTGGTTTCGACCTTGGCGATGGTATTTCAGGCATCAACCCCGATGATATCGAAAATATGTCGGTACTTAAAGGTCCTGCTGCTTCTGCTCTTTACGGTAGTCGTGCCAGCCATGGTGTTATCCTGATTACCACCAAAAAAGCAGACGGAAAGAAAAGTTTCGATGTGGAATACAACGGAACCCTTACTTTCGACACACAGCTTGCCAAATGGAACGACATTCAACAGGTTTATGGCATGGGCAGCAACGGTACTTATAGCATTGATGCGGTATCTAATACCAATAAAAGTTGGGGTGCGAAAGCTGACGGAAGCAACTCGCTGAAATACTTTGACGGCGTAGAACGACCATACTTCATCATGCCCGATAATACCTCTGGCTTTTTCCGCACAGGTCTTACTTCCAGCAATACTGCCATCATCAGTTCAAGCAGTGGTAATGGAGGGGTACGCTTCACTTATTCCGACATGCGTAACAAAGACATTGTGCCGGAAACCCATATGAGCCGTAACATCTTTAACCTGCGTGCCAATACTTCTATGGGGAAAGTGGATTTTGATTTCAGTGTTAACTATACGCGTGAAGATGTAAAAAATCGTCCTGCTTTAGGAGATAGCAAATCGAATATTGGTAAAAACCTGATGACTTTGGCCACCACCTACGACCAACGCTGGCTAAAAACGTACCAGGATGCAAGTGGCGAATACGCCAACTGGAATGGTATGGATCCCTACAATGTGAATCCTTATTGGGATGTCTATAAAAACAACAACGACTCAAAGAAAGATCAATTCCGATTCAGCGGAAAAGCTATTTGGAATGTTAATAAACACCTGAAGTTCCAGGGAACAGCGGGTGCCGAACTCAACTGGTTTGTTTTCGAAGACTATAAAGCTCCCACTACTCCCGGGTTTGAAGCAGGACGCCTTCAAAACAGTTCATTTCAAAACCGGATGTATAATTTTGAGCTACTTGCTCTTTATAACAATAGCTGGGGAGACTTCGACTTTAATGGTACTCTCGGAGGTAATGTGTACAAGGTGGATAACAAAACCACTGTAACCACTGCTCAGGATATGCAAATTCGCGATGTAGTGGCATTGATGAGTTTTAATGAAATAAGCGTAGAGCCAAGTAGTTACCGCAAGCAAATCAACTCGGTCTATGGTGCTGCTAATTTGGGGTGGAAACACATGCTTTATTTTGATGCCACGCTACGCGGAGACCAGTCGTCGACTCTGCCTACCAGTAACAACATCTATGTCTATCCTTCTTTCTCTGGCAGTTTTGTGTTTTCCGAACTCGCTCAGTTAAAGGAAATCATACCTTACGGAAAGCTTCGTATGTCGTGGGCCCAGGTAGGTAGCGATACTGACCCTTACCAGTTAGGGCTGGTATATACTAAGTCTAAATTTACTTATCCCGGCTACACCATCGGCTATATCGACAACAACACAATTCCAAACAAGGATTTAAAACCTACAAAGACAAACTCTTTCGAGATAGGTTTGGATACAAAGTTTCTAAATAATCGGGTTGGCGTAGATTTTACCTACTATACGCAGACTAGTAAAAATCAGATTATGGGAATGGCCAACTCCTGGACATCTGGCTACAACTACCGACTGATCAATGCCGGCGAAATTGAGAATAAAGGTATAGAAGTAGCTCTTAATACACGTCCCATTGAAACGAAAGACTTTTCCTGGGATTTAAATCTGAACTTCTCGAAGAATAGCAACAAGGTAAAAACACTTGTCGACGATATGGATATGTTTGAATTGGAAAAAGCTGCCTGGCTTGATGTTCAGGTAGCAGCCAAAGTGGGCGAGGATTTCGGTTCGATTGTAGGACCAGACTTTAAATACAATGAAAATGGAGATGTCCTCATCGATCCACAGACTGGTTTGCCACAATATGACAAGAGTAATCATGTGCTGGGAAATGCATCCTGGGATTGGACCGGAGGTGCAACCACTACTTTAACTTACAAAAGGCTGTCGCTTTCTGCCATCTTTGATATAAAAGTGGGAGCTGATCTTTACTCCATGTCTGCCCGTGCTGCTTATGAATCGGGAAAGAGCAAAGAAACACTTGTCGGACGTGAAGGATGGTACCGATCAGAGGAGCAACGTCAAGCTGCCGGCATTGCCAAAGGATCTTCTTGGACTCCAACTGGAGGGTATATCGCTCCCGGCGTAATCGATAATGGCGACGGCACTTATCGTCCCAATGACATTTACATCAATCCTGAGGATTACTGGATGAGTGTAAGCCGTAATGCGCCGTCGATGTTTGTATTTGATAACTCGTATGTGAAATTACGCGAACTAACGCTGAGTTACAATGTTCCAAAATCTCTGTTAGGAAACGTTGTAAAAGGTCTCAATCTCTCATTTGTTGCTCGTAACCCATTTATTATATGGAAAAACATTCCGAACATCGATCCGGATTCCAATTATAACAACACTACTGGTATGGGCATGGAGTATGGCTCATTACCATCGCGCCGAAATTATGGGTTCAACGTAAATGTTAAATTCTAA
- a CDS encoding SusD/RagB family nutrient-binding outer membrane lipoprotein produces the protein MKYNLSYIAIILVTSLLFFTACSDKYMEDMNTDPSKADSVDPNAQLTTAQLQTYGDLGMVEIYRNYLYAFNQHLMGCWNTTNFGGRHTQDNSEMSRVWTSFYPKAIKDITDAESRTANDSLKVNINSALRIYKVYLMSVITDIYGDVPYSEAGKGFLEGKFTPCYDTQEEIYNDFFLELSSAVASFDASKDRITGDVIYKGDIAEWKKLGNSLRLRFAMRISDVAPQKAQEEFEKALQADGGILENASDDALIKYMNISFSFGQEAYSDYRGNALSQLLFGNDPANNPSYLCSTFYNQLYDTDDPRTFRIARFYYDGLMSSTSPDNRIDLTDEIIAKGVETHPRDPGAFSYNPWPTGYDSDILKELAKTNPSVETSVARETEPKLANNFLRGDNPGVVITSAEVKFLLAEAKLKGWNVGGTSVNDLYIQGVREAMDFLTDNYNCEAVSDEEFNTFIPNINIGYTNEQKKKAINTQAWILHLTNPAECWANVRRSGYPALKSPADYGFGQFLTGGNEIPVRLSYPVLESSYNKASYDDALTRMGGDDSWHTRVWWNKIITE, from the coding sequence ATGAAATACAATCTATCTTATATTGCAATAATATTGGTGACCTCTTTGCTGTTCTTTACCGCTTGCAGTGATAAGTACATGGAAGATATGAACACCGATCCTTCGAAGGCTGACTCTGTTGACCCCAATGCCCAACTGACTACTGCACAATTGCAAACGTACGGTGACCTGGGTATGGTTGAGATCTATCGCAACTATCTTTACGCATTCAATCAACATCTAATGGGATGTTGGAATACTACAAATTTTGGAGGACGTCACACACAGGATAATAGTGAGATGAGCCGTGTCTGGACATCGTTTTATCCAAAGGCCATCAAAGACATCACAGATGCAGAATCCCGGACTGCTAACGACTCCCTTAAGGTAAATATTAATTCGGCCTTGCGTATATACAAAGTCTATCTCATGTCTGTTATCACAGACATTTATGGTGATGTACCTTACAGCGAAGCGGGTAAGGGGTTTCTCGAAGGAAAGTTTACCCCCTGTTATGACACACAGGAAGAAATATACAATGATTTCTTTTTGGAGTTAAGTAGTGCTGTTGCCAGCTTTGATGCCAGTAAAGATCGAATTACAGGCGATGTTATTTATAAAGGAGACATTGCAGAATGGAAGAAGTTAGGTAATTCTCTTCGTCTGCGCTTTGCTATGCGAATCTCCGATGTAGCACCGCAAAAAGCTCAGGAAGAGTTTGAAAAAGCACTACAAGCTGATGGCGGTATTCTGGAGAATGCCAGTGACGATGCACTTATCAAATACATGAATATTTCGTTCAGCTTTGGGCAGGAAGCTTATTCCGATTATCGGGGTAATGCCTTGTCGCAGTTACTCTTCGGTAATGACCCAGCCAATAATCCTAGCTACCTTTGTTCTACCTTTTATAATCAGCTTTATGATACCGACGACCCCCGTACTTTCAGGATCGCTCGCTTCTATTACGATGGGCTTATGAGTTCCACAAGTCCTGACAACCGTATTGACTTAACTGATGAGATCATCGCCAAAGGTGTTGAAACTCACCCTCGTGATCCGGGAGCTTTCTCTTATAACCCCTGGCCTACTGGTTACGACAGCGATATATTGAAAGAGCTTGCCAAAACCAATCCTTCAGTCGAAACTAGTGTTGCTCGCGAAACTGAACCCAAACTGGCCAATAATTTTCTCAGAGGAGATAATCCCGGTGTCGTGATAACTTCGGCAGAAGTGAAGTTTCTGTTAGCAGAAGCCAAATTAAAAGGATGGAATGTTGGAGGTACCTCTGTTAACGACCTGTATATTCAAGGAGTACGGGAAGCTATGGATTTTCTGACTGATAATTATAATTGTGAAGCTGTATCCGACGAGGAATTCAATACGTTCATCCCGAATATTAACATAGGCTACACCAACGAGCAGAAAAAGAAAGCGATTAACACGCAAGCTTGGATTCTTCATCTGACCAATCCGGCCGAGTGCTGGGCCAACGTTCGCCGATCAGGCTATCCCGCGCTTAAATCTCCTGCCGATTACGGCTTCGGCCAGTTCCTAACCGGAGGTAATGAAATTCCGGTACGCCTTTCTTATCCGGTACTCGAATCATCATATAACAAAGCAAGTTATGATGACGCATTGACCCGAATGGGAGGTGATGATAGCTGGCACACACGCGTATGGTGGAATAAAATAATTACGGAATAA
- a CDS encoding pitrilysin family protein, whose product MVDTDYLTHTLNNGIRIIHQQTDSPVGHLGVLINTGSRDEKEDEHGLAHFIEHSVFKGTKKRKSFHVLSRIEGVGGELNAYTTKEETVLYATFLSEHYERTAELLSDILFNSTYPEKELKLEKEVVVEEINSYYDTPSELIFDEFEEQVFDGHPIARNILGTKEKLRSFNRDKIFNFIANNYHTDQMVISSVGNISFTTLLKMLEKYFGEVEQSLRQLKREQFVNYQPQSKTVIKDTFQAHCVMGNVAFDFKNPKRIAMVLLNNVLGGQALNSRLNLAMRERRGMAYNVESAYTAYSDTGLFNVYFGTDKENLNKAVALVHKEFDLLRDKKMGAVQLSRAKKQLIGQIAISTETREDMMLTIGKSFMLFDKVDPLRVIFKKIEAISAEDIQEVANIILDKNQMSTLIYK is encoded by the coding sequence ATGGTTGATACTGATTATCTGACACATACATTAAATAACGGCATTCGAATAATTCATCAGCAAACCGACTCGCCGGTGGGGCATCTTGGGGTTTTAATAAATACCGGATCGCGCGATGAAAAGGAAGATGAACATGGCCTGGCACACTTTATCGAGCACTCGGTTTTTAAAGGTACAAAAAAGCGTAAGTCGTTTCATGTGCTTAGCCGTATTGAAGGTGTTGGTGGCGAGTTGAATGCTTATACCACAAAAGAAGAAACCGTGCTGTATGCTACTTTTTTAAGTGAGCATTACGAGCGCACAGCCGAATTATTGAGCGATATTCTTTTTAACAGCACCTACCCCGAAAAGGAGCTCAAGCTCGAAAAAGAGGTGGTGGTCGAGGAAATAAACTCGTATTACGATACACCGTCGGAGTTGATCTTTGATGAATTTGAAGAGCAGGTTTTTGATGGTCATCCCATTGCCCGCAATATTTTAGGCACAAAAGAAAAGTTGCGTTCTTTTAACCGCGACAAGATTTTTAATTTTATTGCCAATAATTACCATACCGATCAAATGGTGATTAGTTCGGTGGGTAATATCAGTTTTACTACTTTGCTAAAAATGCTGGAGAAGTATTTTGGAGAGGTGGAGCAAAGTTTGCGACAGTTGAAAAGAGAGCAGTTTGTGAATTATCAACCGCAATCAAAAACGGTAATAAAAGATACTTTTCAGGCACATTGCGTAATGGGGAATGTGGCTTTCGATTTTAAAAATCCAAAGCGTATTGCCATGGTTTTGCTGAACAATGTACTGGGCGGACAAGCGCTAAACTCGCGCTTAAACCTAGCCATGCGCGAACGTCGTGGAATGGCTTATAACGTGGAGTCGGCATACACGGCGTATTCCGATACTGGTTTATTTAATGTGTATTTCGGCACCGATAAAGAGAACCTGAACAAAGCGGTGGCATTGGTGCATAAAGAGTTTGACTTGTTGCGCGACAAAAAAATGGGAGCCGTTCAGTTAAGTCGTGCAAAAAAACAGTTGATTGGTCAGATTGCCATCTCAACCGAAACTCGCGAAGATATGATGCTCACTATCGGAAAAAGTTTTATGCTATTTGATAAGGTTGACCCGTTACGGGTGATCTTCAAAAAAATTGAAGCCATTAGTGCCGAGGATATTCAGGAAGTAGCCAATATTATATTGGACAAGAACCAGATGAGTACGTTGATTTATAAATAG
- a CDS encoding O-methyltransferase, translating into MDRQKALHQYILDHIDEEDPVLTELDRETNLKVLGARMISGHLQGQVLTMLTKMIRPKSILELGTFTGYSAICLAKGLPEDGKLITVEVDDELESLAANYFEKAGVAHLIEQKIGAATELIPSLDQSFDLVFIDADKREYVEYYQLLIEKMQAGAYLVADNTLWSGKVLDKPRHDDRQTIGILEFNKLVKNDDRVEKVILPLRDGMTVIRKK; encoded by the coding sequence ATGGATAGGCAGAAGGCATTACATCAATATATTTTGGATCATATCGATGAGGAAGATCCTGTGTTAACTGAACTTGATCGCGAAACTAACCTGAAAGTATTAGGTGCCCGCATGATATCGGGGCATTTACAGGGGCAGGTGTTAACGATGCTGACAAAGATGATTCGCCCCAAATCCATTCTTGAATTGGGAACATTTACCGGTTATTCGGCTATTTGCCTGGCGAAAGGGTTACCGGAAGATGGTAAGCTGATTACTGTTGAGGTTGACGATGAACTGGAGTCGTTGGCTGCTAATTATTTCGAAAAAGCTGGTGTGGCACATTTAATTGAACAAAAAATCGGGGCTGCTACAGAGTTGATCCCTTCGCTCGATCAATCGTTCGACTTGGTTTTTATTGATGCAGATAAACGCGAGTATGTAGAGTATTACCAACTGTTAATAGAGAAAATGCAAGCAGGAGCGTACCTGGTTGCCGATAATACGCTGTGGAGCGGTAAAGTACTCGACAAGCCTCGCCACGATGATCGGCAGACTATTGGGATTCTTGAATTCAACAAGTTGGTTAAAAATGACGATCGCGTGGAGAAGGTAATTCTGCCACTGCGCGATGGAATGACTGTTATTCGTAAGAAATAA
- the ricT gene encoding regulatory iron-sulfur-containing complex subunit RicT, which translates to MSCNGCSFNNSTSSITQGYDWLSDLPDTTDKSDIVEVKFKSTRKEYYKNVENLPLKRGDKIVVATSPGHDVGEVTLTGYLAEKQFKLRIKNPSRYNLNVVYRKASDADIQKLNEARSREKATMIRARQAALELGLDMKIGDVEYRGDNKKAIFYYLAEGRVDFRELIKVYAREFRIKVEMKQIGARQEAGLIGGIGSCGRELCCSSWRTDFSSISSDAALKQGLSPSAQKMAGACGKLKCCLLYELDAYIEAGNEFPRELLDLELASGIAKPFKTDYLKKEIWYGLAGSMGTTFNLSLKQVRDIIQKNKRGIKPEVQTFSAQPKEQNSMEVTLDESLDRFDKKTPSRNKKRRNKKGGRNFENKSNNPQNKQSAAENGEKSNRPNKRRNNNPNRKRKQGFKAKKGQPASGNNNAN; encoded by the coding sequence ATGAGTTGTAATGGATGTTCGTTCAATAATTCAACAAGTAGCATAACACAAGGATACGACTGGCTAAGTGATTTGCCAGACACCACCGATAAATCAGATATTGTTGAAGTTAAGTTTAAGTCGACCCGCAAAGAATACTATAAAAATGTTGAAAATCTCCCGCTAAAACGCGGAGATAAAATTGTTGTTGCCACCTCGCCGGGGCACGATGTTGGCGAGGTAACTTTAACCGGCTACCTGGCCGAAAAACAATTTAAACTGCGGATTAAAAATCCGTCGCGCTATAACCTGAATGTGGTTTACCGCAAAGCCAGCGATGCCGATATTCAGAAACTGAATGAAGCACGCAGCCGCGAAAAAGCCACCATGATTAGAGCACGACAGGCAGCTCTGGAGTTGGGCTTAGACATGAAAATTGGCGATGTTGAATATAGAGGCGACAATAAAAAAGCGATTTTTTACTACCTGGCCGAAGGGCGTGTAGATTTCAGGGAACTAATAAAAGTGTATGCCCGCGAGTTTCGCATAAAAGTGGAGATGAAACAAATTGGCGCCCGTCAGGAAGCCGGTTTGATCGGTGGTATTGGCTCATGCGGTCGCGAGTTGTGCTGCTCAAGCTGGCGAACCGATTTTTCAAGCATCTCGTCGGACGCGGCGCTGAAACAAGGTTTATCGCCATCAGCACAGAAAATGGCTGGTGCCTGCGGAAAACTAAAATGCTGCCTGTTATACGAACTTGACGCCTACATTGAGGCAGGAAACGAATTCCCGCGCGAATTACTCGACCTTGAACTGGCATCGGGAATTGCCAAGCCTTTTAAAACCGATTACCTGAAGAAAGAGATTTGGTACGGATTGGCAGGAAGCATGGGAACTACTTTTAACCTGTCGCTAAAACAGGTGCGCGATATCATTCAGAAAAACAAACGAGGCATAAAACCCGAAGTTCAGACATTCAGCGCTCAACCAAAAGAGCAAAATAGTATGGAAGTTACGCTTGACGAAAGCCTGGATCGTTTTGACAAAAAGACACCTTCGCGTAACAAAAAACGACGCAACAAAAAGGGAGGCCGGAATTTCGAAAACAAGAGCAACAATCCGCAAAACAAACAATCCGCTGCGGAAAACGGAGAGAAGAGTAATAGACCAAACAAACGGAGAAATAATAATCCAAACAGAAAACGGAAGCAGGGTTTTAAAGCAAAAAAGGGACAGCCAGCGTCAGGGAATAATAATGCCAACTAG
- a CDS encoding DUF4105 domain-containing protein has translation MNLLKRLLVVIFVALTFNGLAFQLSDKATVSIITCSPGNEMYSVYGHSAIRVKDPRLNFDVVFNYGIFDFSSPNFLYRFCAGQTDYLLGAYRFETFLNEYRHDKRSVFEQELNLSAQEKQKIFDFLQWNAQPENRVYRYNFFFDNCATRVRDVIADNVNGGITYTDSASHKTLRTLIKDCHQKIRWLNFGIDFLVAAESDREATLEEEMFLPDYVMQHFSTAKRNDNGQNIAQSVQVLYQAPEQTLSLTWLWSPLVVFSLLLLVVAFFTWKQFKNGEMKPALDVLLYGINGLGGLLLTWFTIYSEHPAMSPNYNLMWLVPLSLPFAIVYLRKKWRPAVRYYHLVFAVWMIVFFVSSPFIPQKFHPVFFIMAATFFIRALAHSLLILRSLKGSRK, from the coding sequence ATGAATCTCTTAAAGCGGCTTTTAGTTGTAATATTTGTAGCCCTAACTTTTAATGGGCTGGCTTTTCAATTGTCAGACAAGGCCACGGTTAGCATAATTACCTGTAGCCCGGGAAACGAAATGTATTCAGTTTATGGGCATTCGGCAATTCGGGTAAAAGATCCGCGCTTGAATTTTGATGTGGTTTTTAACTACGGTATTTTCGATTTTAGCAGCCCCAATTTTTTGTATCGTTTTTGTGCCGGGCAAACCGATTATCTGCTTGGCGCCTATCGTTTTGAGACCTTTTTGAATGAATACCGACACGATAAACGCAGTGTTTTTGAGCAGGAACTGAACCTTTCAGCACAGGAAAAACAAAAAATATTCGATTTTTTACAATGGAATGCCCAGCCCGAAAACCGGGTATATCGCTATAATTTTTTCTTTGATAATTGTGCCACACGGGTACGCGATGTAATTGCTGATAACGTAAATGGAGGAATAACTTATACCGACAGTGCCAGCCATAAAACGCTGCGAACGCTGATAAAAGATTGTCACCAAAAAATAAGATGGCTGAATTTTGGTATCGATTTTTTGGTCGCTGCTGAATCAGACCGTGAGGCAACGCTCGAAGAAGAAATGTTTTTGCCCGATTATGTAATGCAGCATTTTTCTACGGCAAAAAGAAATGATAATGGGCAGAATATTGCCCAATCGGTGCAAGTGCTTTATCAGGCACCAGAGCAAACTTTGTCACTGACGTGGCTCTGGAGTCCGCTGGTTGTATTTTCGTTGTTATTGTTGGTGGTAGCTTTTTTTACCTGGAAACAGTTTAAAAACGGTGAAATGAAGCCAGCACTTGATGTTTTGCTTTATGGTATAAACGGACTCGGTGGTTTATTGCTTACCTGGTTTACCATTTATTCCGAACATCCGGCAATGAGTCCCAATTATAACCTCATGTGGCTGGTTCCGCTGAGTCTGCCATTTGCAATTGTTTACTTACGAAAAAAGTGGCGTCCGGCAGTGCGTTATTATCATCTTGTTTTTGCTGTATGGATGATCGTGTTTTTTGTTTCATCGCCCTTTATTCCACAGAAATTTCATCCGGTATTTTTCATCATGGCAGCCACATTTTTTATCCGCGCATTGGCACATTCGCTGCTAATTCTAAGGTCATTAAAAGGTTCCCGCAAATAA